The Primulina huaijiensis isolate GDHJ02 unplaced genomic scaffold, ASM1229523v2 scaffold206364, whole genome shotgun sequence genomic interval CACGAGGGATTGAGTATTTGCACCGAGGCTGTGACATACAGATCCTGCATTTTGACATTAAACCTCATAATATATTGTTGGATGAACACTTTACCCCGAAAATCTCTGATTTCGGGCTTGCCAAATTTTACTCCACTGATAAAAATACGGTGACACTCACTGCCATTCGGGGAACGATAGGATATGTGGCTCCGGAATTGATACATAGAAGCATTGGTGGAGTCTCTTACAAAGCCGATGTCTATAGCTTTGGAATGCTGCTAATAGAAATGGTCGGCCTGAGGAGAGACTTGGGAGCGAGGGATCAAACTTCCAGCAAGTATTTTCCATACTGGATTTATGATTGTTTCAACAAAGGTCGAGATATCGAGATTGGAAATGTTGATGAAAACGACAATCAAATCGTGAGGAGGATGACAATAGTCGCACTATGGTGCATCCAACTGAGTCCAGGTGATCGTCCCTCCATGAGCAAAGTGCTAGAAATGCTCGAAAGTGCAGATGAATTCCTACAGATACCACCTCAGCCCTCTGAATTACCTCGACAATTTGCAGCAGTTGAGGACCAAACTTGGGAAACAAATTCAACTGATTCAATAGCCTTGCTAGTTGATGATCTTTCAAGAGGTCAGCAAATCTAAGGACATCTCTTTTCTTGATCAAGATTCTTGCATATTATGCATTTAGGAAACACGTTAAATAAAAGGTGTCACACGTCGAAATATCACAAGTACCCCCTCGTCCCTGGCCATCGCACGGTATTGGAATGCTGGTTGACATTTAACGCGATTCTTGCATTAgatgttttcttgaaattttgctGTCGTACTTTGTATATTAGGACTACTGGTTGCCATTGAACGTGACTCTTGGATTAGCAT includes:
- the LOC140966438 gene encoding rust resistance kinase Lr10-like — encoded protein: MLILSRLFLSVSFAMVNVGLRFMIGVPFLLCVIVYKFRRRHLSMFDLIEGFLQSHNNLMPIRYSYSEIKKMTRGFREKLGQGGYGSVYKGKLRSGNIVAVKLLSKPSTNGQDFINEVATIGRIHHINVVKLVGYCAERSKCALVYDFMPNGSLDKYIFSKEKDSDLLTWDRKYGIAIGVARGIEYLHRGCDIQILHFDIKPHNILLDEHFTPKISDFGLAKFYSTDKNTVTLTAIRGTIGYVAPELIHRSIGGVSYKADVYSFGMLLIEMVGLRRDLGARDQTSSKYFPYWIYDCFNKGRDIEIGNVDENDNQIVRRMTIVALWCIQLSPGDRPSMSKVLEMLESADEFLQIPPQPSELPRQFAAVEDQTWETNSTDSIALLVDDLSRGQQI